The proteins below are encoded in one region of Fibrella aestuarina BUZ 2:
- a CDS encoding helix-turn-helix domain-containing protein translates to MTNYFEIWDKRLTAIEANQQEILARLSSANATSTEEIGGIELATQITRLSKPRIYTLVSERAIPHKKRGNRLTFRRSELLDWLDQGNRKTIEGPRL, encoded by the coding sequence ATGACCAACTATTTTGAAATTTGGGATAAGCGGTTAACCGCTATCGAAGCCAATCAGCAAGAAATACTTGCTAGACTATCATCAGCTAACGCCACTTCTACAGAGGAGATAGGCGGTATCGAGTTAGCCACACAGATAACAAGGCTTAGTAAGCCCCGTATCTATACGCTCGTTTCAGAACGGGCTATACCTCACAAGAAACGCGGTAACCGGCTAACGTTCCGACGTTCAGAATTACTTGATTGGTTAGATCAGGGCAACCGTAAAACGATTGAAGGCCCCCGGTTATGA
- a CDS encoding ATP-binding cassette domain-containing protein — translation MRIAAIYIEHHDYLFDAPQTINFGTKYFYSFEKENDNVNISRTINKNFIPNFFDSTNLGSKLTNINAIVGQNGAGKSTLLDIIRSVFIDNTNALPHAKSLFLYESNDSGKPFILKNDFGKVVIKERNNKEIELNESSNQKIKSIYYSPHYDYKYNLNFDNIDNHDISFDKIVEDDLKELGEKDTNQNGLAYSASQELVFKNSLRQIYFLSSDLVKKQNIFKDLFHLQNHYEPILYFRGYKGEVKEHNTPYQLRSILTSIADKAEKESSAWYLYRNKRASQVQINQYLLKRNVIKCILSVIYKQLEKSNSFLEEGDFPYDKLNKQLEKADSYKALIMFAKYGAIKIQPGKSENIFKKNILEKLLKKYTHR, via the coding sequence ATGAGAATTGCAGCAATTTACATCGAACACCATGATTACTTATTTGACGCGCCACAAACAATAAATTTTGGGACTAAATATTTTTATAGTTTCGAAAAAGAAAATGATAATGTTAATATTTCAAGGACTATTAATAAAAACTTTATACCTAATTTTTTTGACTCAACAAATCTTGGCTCAAAACTCACAAATATTAATGCAATAGTAGGTCAAAACGGTGCGGGAAAATCAACATTATTAGATATAATTAGAAGCGTATTTATTGATAATACAAACGCATTACCACATGCTAAATCTCTATTTCTTTACGAATCAAACGATTCTGGAAAGCCTTTTATTCTGAAAAATGACTTTGGTAAAGTAGTTATTAAAGAACGTAATAATAAAGAAATAGAGTTAAATGAAAGTTCTAATCAAAAAATTAAATCTATTTATTATTCACCTCATTATGATTACAAGTACAATTTAAATTTTGATAATATAGATAATCACGATATTTCATTTGACAAGATTGTAGAGGATGATTTAAAAGAACTAGGGGAAAAAGATACAAATCAGAATGGCTTAGCTTATTCAGCGTCTCAAGAATTAGTCTTCAAAAATTCGCTTCGACAAATATATTTTCTTAGTTCGGATTTAGTCAAAAAACAAAATATATTTAAAGATTTGTTTCACTTACAAAATCACTACGAGCCGATTTTATATTTTAGAGGCTATAAAGGTGAAGTTAAAGAACACAACACTCCATACCAGTTAAGGAGTATTTTAACATCTATCGCTGATAAAGCAGAAAAGGAAAGTTCTGCATGGTATTTATATAGAAACAAAAGAGCTAGCCAAGTTCAAATAAATCAATATCTATTAAAGCGAAACGTAATTAAATGCATACTTAGTGTAATTTATAAGCAGTTAGAAAAAAGTAATTCGTTTCTGGAAGAAGGCGACTTTCCATATGACAAATTAAATAAGCAACTTGAAAAAGCAGATTCTTATAAAGCCTTAATCATGTTTGCTAAGTATGGGGCCATTAAAATACAGCCGGGAAAAAGTGAAAATATTTTTAAAAAGAATATTTTAGAAAAATTGTTAAAAAAATATACTCATCGATAG
- a CDS encoding type I restriction-modification system subunit M — protein MSAEQKRQLEQQLWSIANTLRGKMDADDFRDYILGFIFYKYLSEKMELYANQLLKEDGITYVKINEQSEEGQEFLEAVKEEAIQKLGFFLKPSELFKEIVRKGQVQNGEEGESNFILGDLAAILNNIEQSTMGTDSEEDFNRLFEDLDLTSSKLGRTEAAKNALIVKVLEHLNVIDFQLENVEADVLGDAYEYLIGKFASGAGKKAGEFYTPQQVSKILAKLVTTGKTKLKSVYDPTCGSGSLLLRVAKEVKEVSSFYGQELNRTTYNLARMNMILHDVHYRNFDIRQDDTLEHPQHLDKRFEAIVANPPFSAQWSANPLFISDDRFSQYGRIAPASKADFAFVQHMVHHLAENGTMAVVVAHGVLFRGGAEGHIREYLIAEKNYLDAVIGLPASIFYGTSLPTAILVFKKCRENPTDILFVDASADYTKGKNQNYLRESDIDKIVRTYRKRLSEEKYSYRATLDEVKANEYNLNIPRYVATFTEVETLDLQHIADQLKELETEIAATNDAMADFCKQLNIATPF, from the coding sequence ATGTCAGCCGAACAGAAACGACAGCTAGAACAACAACTCTGGAGCATTGCCAATACCTTACGGGGCAAGATGGATGCCGACGATTTTCGGGATTACATTCTAGGATTCATCTTTTATAAGTACCTCTCCGAGAAAATGGAGTTGTACGCCAACCAGCTACTTAAAGAAGACGGGATTACTTACGTAAAGATTAACGAGCAAAGCGAAGAAGGGCAAGAGTTTCTGGAAGCCGTGAAAGAAGAAGCCATTCAGAAGCTTGGCTTCTTTCTAAAGCCTTCAGAACTGTTTAAAGAGATTGTTCGTAAGGGGCAAGTCCAAAACGGCGAAGAGGGGGAATCTAACTTCATATTAGGAGACCTGGCCGCTATCCTGAACAACATTGAGCAGAGCACAATGGGAACGGATAGCGAAGAAGACTTTAACCGGCTCTTTGAAGACCTTGACCTCACATCGAGCAAGCTAGGCCGGACAGAAGCCGCTAAAAACGCGCTAATTGTTAAAGTGCTGGAACATCTTAACGTAATTGACTTTCAGTTAGAGAACGTTGAAGCCGATGTATTGGGTGACGCTTACGAATACTTGATTGGAAAATTTGCCAGTGGAGCCGGGAAGAAAGCCGGGGAGTTCTATACCCCGCAACAGGTATCTAAGATTCTGGCTAAACTAGTGACAACCGGCAAAACAAAGCTAAAGTCGGTTTATGATCCTACGTGTGGTTCAGGTTCGTTGCTACTACGGGTAGCTAAAGAGGTAAAGGAGGTATCGAGCTTCTACGGGCAGGAACTGAACCGCACTACCTACAACCTTGCCCGTATGAACATGATCTTGCACGACGTGCATTATCGGAACTTCGACATCAGGCAGGACGACACCTTAGAACACCCTCAACACCTTGATAAGCGGTTTGAGGCTATAGTAGCCAATCCGCCGTTTTCGGCTCAGTGGAGTGCCAACCCGCTTTTTATTTCCGATGATCGTTTTAGCCAGTATGGACGAATAGCACCAGCCAGTAAAGCCGACTTTGCCTTTGTGCAACACATGGTACACCACCTGGCCGAAAACGGAACAATGGCCGTTGTAGTGGCCCACGGCGTACTGTTTCGGGGTGGTGCCGAAGGACACATACGCGAGTACCTTATAGCTGAAAAGAACTATTTAGATGCCGTAATTGGCTTACCAGCAAGCATCTTTTATGGTACAAGCTTACCGACTGCCATACTTGTATTTAAGAAGTGCAGGGAGAACCCGACAGACATTTTGTTTGTCGATGCCAGCGCAGATTATACGAAGGGTAAAAACCAGAACTACTTGCGCGAAAGTGACATAGACAAGATTGTTCGTACCTATCGCAAACGGTTATCAGAAGAGAAATACAGTTACCGCGCTACCCTAGATGAAGTAAAAGCCAATGAATATAACCTTAATATTCCACGCTATGTAGCTACGTTTACTGAAGTAGAGACGCTTGACCTGCAACATATAGCCGACCAACTAAAGGAATTAGAGACTGAAATTGCTGCTACCAATGATGCCATGGCAGATTTTTGCAAACAACTTAACATAGCTACACCATTTTAA
- a CDS encoding restriction endonuclease subunit S: MNTSQRNVPILRFNEFSGEWVKSELRAIFDRIMRKNKEKNTNVLTISAQYGLISQTEFFNKSVASKDLSGYYLLERGDFAYNKSYSKEYPVGAIKKLTFYSKGIVSPLYICFKIKVNNSEDFYSHYFESGLINADIQKIAQEGARNHGLLNISVDAFFRDIKVARPHIFEQQKIAKFLNIIDAKIELLLKKQSILEQYKQSVIKQLFSQKIRFKDNYGRPYPDWEEKQFNEVFERVTRKNEENNSNVLTISAQYGLISQTDYFNKSVSSQNLTGYYLLQKGDFAYNKSYSNGYPMGAIKRLKRYERGVVSTLYICFRLKANYSAGFYDQYFDSGYLNSEIRKIAQEGARNHGLLNVSVVEFFRDITIICPSKEEQDRIADFLSTIDQIISGVAGQLEHTKAFKKGLLQKLFV, translated from the coding sequence ATGAATACAAGTCAGCGCAATGTGCCTATTTTACGATTCAATGAGTTTTCGGGAGAATGGGTGAAAAGTGAATTAAGGGCTATTTTTGATAGGATTATGCGTAAGAACAAAGAAAAAAACACTAATGTTCTTACAATTTCGGCACAGTACGGTCTAATAAGCCAAACAGAGTTTTTTAATAAATCTGTTGCATCAAAAGATCTTAGTGGTTATTACTTATTGGAAAGAGGTGACTTTGCATATAATAAGAGTTATTCCAAAGAATATCCAGTAGGAGCTATAAAGAAACTAACATTTTACTCAAAAGGTATAGTGTCTCCATTGTATATATGTTTTAAAATAAAGGTTAACAATAGTGAAGACTTTTACAGTCATTATTTTGAGTCTGGATTAATCAATGCAGATATACAAAAAATAGCACAAGAAGGAGCTAGAAATCACGGATTACTAAATATAAGTGTGGATGCTTTTTTTAGAGATATAAAAGTTGCTCGACCACATATCTTTGAACAACAGAAGATAGCCAAATTTCTAAATATAATCGACGCCAAAATTGAGCTGTTATTAAAAAAACAATCCATATTAGAACAATACAAACAATCTGTTATAAAACAACTTTTTAGTCAGAAGATTAGATTTAAAGATAACTATGGGAGACCCTATCCAGATTGGGAGGAAAAACAGTTTAACGAAGTGTTCGAGCGTGTTACTCGTAAGAATGAAGAAAATAATTCCAATGTATTAACTATATCGGCTCAGTACGGATTGATTAGCCAAACAGACTACTTCAACAAGTCCGTTTCATCACAGAATCTAACAGGTTATTATCTTTTACAAAAGGGTGACTTTGCATATAATAAAAGTTACTCGAATGGCTACCCTATGGGTGCTATTAAACGCCTTAAACGTTATGAAAGGGGAGTAGTATCAACCCTATATATTTGCTTCCGGCTTAAAGCAAATTATTCAGCAGGCTTCTACGATCAATATTTTGACAGTGGGTATTTGAACTCAGAAATACGTAAAATTGCTCAAGAAGGCGCAAGAAATCATGGTTTGTTGAACGTAAGTGTTGTGGAGTTTTTTAGAGATATAACGATAATATGCCCTTCTAAAGAAGAACAAGATAGAATAGCTGATTTCTTATCAACAATAGACCAGATAATAAGTGGAGTAGCCGGCCAACTGGAACATACCAAAGCTTTTAAAAAAGGTCTTTTACAGAAACTCTTTGTTTAA
- a CDS encoding type I restriction endonuclease subunit R: MATQSEQALEENLIRQLVGLSYKQVVIKDEKELLANLKTQLEKHNNVQLDDKEFAQVLNYLNKGNVFDRAKILRDKMQLTRTDGNILYLEFINQEFWCQNQYQVTNQITIEGSYKNRYDVTILINGLPLAQIELKRRGLELKEAFNQTNRYQKHSYSAGYALFNYVQLFVISNGVNTKYYANNRKQSFKQTFYWSDIENKPIKQLDAFAQVFLEPCHLSKMITRYIVLPTTNVLMVFRPYQYYAVEAIIERVRTGNKNGYIWHTTGSGKTLTSFKASQLLSAMPQVHKVVFVVDRKDLDYQTQREFDTFAKGSVDTTDNTSKLVAQFADDSRIIVTTIQKLNTAISKGRHQLKMDKLKDKRIVFIFDECHRSQFGATHKRIKDFFSNSQLFGFTGTPIFADNAVKNELGKRTTKELFEECLHKYVITDAIRDENVLRFSVEYVGRYKYKDDSRAELDIDVEAIDTKELMESEDRLNKIVDYIIANHNRKTHSKEFSAMLCVSNVDMLTRYYEAFQQKKEAGKHNLRLATIFTYAANEDDKDANGNIPDEEVDVPEGASVNQHSRDKLESYISDYNAMYGTKYSTKDSLSFQNYYKDIAKRLKERERDGFLDSDRLDILLVVNMFLTGFDAKKLNTLYVDKNLRYHGLLQAFSRTNRILNEQKSQGNIVCFRNLKAATDEAITLFSNKEAIEEIIMQPFEDYVDKFDKAYEHLISLTPTVDSVDDLPSEDEELEFVKAFRALIRLKNILSCFSDFSFDSLQMDEQTFEDYKSKYLDLYDKVKSNVHKEKESILEDVDFELELIQRDEINVSYILRLLAALVAAKPADKERKKQEIKKLLDSEVKLRSKRELIEKFIAENLPHVDSAAAVPQSFDEFIQLERSKALDKLTEEEKLDKGGLQQLVNNFLFTEREPLNDDVVAILTEKPKLLQRKAIVQRIKDKILDFVETFFTDIPEAE, encoded by the coding sequence ATGGCTACTCAATCCGAACAGGCTTTAGAAGAGAATCTAATCCGGCAACTTGTCGGGTTGAGCTATAAGCAGGTTGTCATAAAGGATGAAAAAGAGTTACTGGCGAACCTAAAAACGCAGTTAGAGAAGCACAACAATGTTCAGTTAGACGACAAAGAGTTCGCTCAGGTCTTGAACTACCTTAATAAAGGCAACGTCTTTGATCGAGCTAAGATTTTGCGTGATAAGATGCAGCTTACCCGCACCGATGGGAATATCCTGTATCTTGAATTTATTAATCAAGAATTTTGGTGCCAAAATCAATATCAGGTAACCAATCAGATAACGATTGAAGGCAGTTACAAAAACCGCTACGATGTTACGATTCTGATTAACGGCTTGCCATTGGCGCAAATCGAATTGAAACGCCGGGGGCTGGAACTCAAAGAAGCGTTCAACCAGACAAACCGCTATCAAAAACATTCCTATTCGGCCGGGTACGCGCTGTTCAACTACGTGCAGTTGTTTGTGATTTCCAACGGTGTGAATACCAAGTACTACGCCAACAACCGCAAGCAATCGTTTAAGCAGACATTTTATTGGTCAGACATAGAGAATAAGCCAATCAAGCAGCTAGACGCGTTTGCACAAGTCTTTCTGGAGCCTTGCCACCTCTCCAAGATGATAACGCGCTATATCGTCTTACCCACTACCAACGTGCTGATGGTGTTCAGGCCATATCAGTATTACGCTGTAGAAGCCATAATAGAGCGGGTTAGAACGGGCAACAAAAACGGCTACATCTGGCATACCACCGGAAGCGGTAAAACGCTTACCTCATTCAAAGCCAGCCAGCTATTAAGTGCCATGCCGCAAGTGCATAAGGTTGTGTTTGTGGTTGACCGTAAAGACCTGGACTATCAGACCCAACGTGAGTTTGATACATTCGCCAAAGGCAGCGTCGATACTACCGATAACACCAGTAAGCTAGTTGCCCAATTTGCCGACGACAGCCGTATCATAGTTACCACCATTCAGAAGCTGAACACGGCCATCAGCAAAGGCCGCCATCAGCTTAAAATGGATAAGTTGAAAGATAAGCGGATCGTCTTCATTTTCGATGAGTGCCACCGGAGCCAGTTTGGAGCCACCCACAAACGAATTAAAGACTTCTTCAGCAATAGTCAGCTTTTCGGCTTCACCGGTACGCCCATCTTTGCCGACAACGCCGTAAAGAACGAATTAGGCAAACGCACCACCAAAGAGCTATTCGAGGAGTGCTTACACAAGTACGTTATCACGGATGCCATTCGGGACGAAAACGTATTACGGTTCTCTGTTGAGTACGTTGGCCGCTATAAATACAAAGACGACAGCCGCGCCGAACTAGACATAGACGTTGAAGCCATCGACACCAAAGAGTTGATGGAGTCAGAAGACCGGCTCAACAAGATCGTTGATTACATTATAGCCAATCACAACCGTAAAACGCACAGTAAAGAGTTTTCGGCCATGTTGTGCGTGAGTAACGTTGATATGCTCACGCGCTATTACGAGGCGTTTCAGCAGAAGAAAGAAGCCGGAAAGCATAACCTACGGCTTGCTACTATTTTCACGTATGCCGCCAACGAAGACGACAAAGACGCAAACGGCAACATTCCTGATGAAGAGGTAGACGTACCTGAAGGGGCAAGCGTCAACCAGCACAGCCGGGATAAGCTAGAATCTTACATCAGCGATTACAACGCGATGTATGGCACCAAGTATAGTACTAAAGATAGCCTATCGTTTCAGAACTACTATAAAGACATTGCCAAACGGCTGAAAGAGCGCGAACGAGACGGATTTTTAGACAGTGACCGGCTAGACATTTTGTTGGTCGTGAATATGTTCCTGACCGGATTCGATGCCAAAAAGCTCAATACCCTTTACGTTGATAAGAACTTACGGTATCACGGTCTTTTACAGGCATTTTCACGCACCAACCGGATATTAAACGAACAGAAGTCACAAGGCAACATCGTTTGCTTTCGGAACCTGAAAGCGGCCACTGATGAGGCAATAACCCTCTTTTCAAACAAAGAGGCTATTGAAGAAATCATCATGCAGCCGTTTGAAGACTATGTAGACAAGTTCGATAAAGCCTATGAGCATCTAATCAGCCTCACACCTACCGTTGATAGTGTAGACGACTTACCGAGCGAAGATGAGGAGCTAGAATTTGTAAAAGCGTTTCGGGCATTGATCCGGCTGAAGAACATTCTATCCTGCTTCAGCGATTTTAGCTTTGATAGTCTCCAAATGGATGAACAGACCTTTGAAGACTACAAAAGCAAGTACCTAGACTTGTACGACAAAGTAAAGTCGAACGTTCACAAGGAGAAAGAGTCCATCTTAGAAGACGTTGACTTTGAGTTAGAACTGATTCAACGCGATGAAATAAACGTCTCCTACATTCTCCGGCTATTGGCCGCGTTGGTAGCAGCCAAACCAGCAGATAAGGAACGCAAGAAACAGGAAATTAAGAAGTTGCTGGATAGTGAGGTTAAGCTACGAAGCAAGCGCGAACTGATAGAGAAGTTTATAGCGGAAAACTTGCCTCATGTAGATTCAGCAGCAGCCGTACCACAGTCATTTGATGAGTTTATACAGCTCGAGCGCAGCAAGGCCCTAGATAAGCTCACAGAAGAAGAAAAACTAGATAAAGGCGGTTTACAGCAGCTTGTAAATAATTTCCTCTTCACAGAGCGCGAACCCCTGAACGATGATGTAGTAGCCATCTTAACAGAGAAGCCGAAACTACTTCAGCGCAAAGCCATAGTACAGCGAATTAAAGACAAGATTCTCGACTTCGTAGAAACGTTCTTTACTGACATACCAGAAGCGGAGTAA
- a CDS encoding YfjI family protein, with product METNHHQYTPEQDKNQAYRPPLFDMTEEELTGTADYLFEPNESNPDNIKWFKPQPIENHLMPVLPLKPEMIPEPLRPWLCDIAHRMKCPLDFVGASAVVMLSSLIGTRLTIKSKSKDNWTVVPNLWGAVIGGPSAMKTPSVSEVLKPLNRLIAFARAEFEEEIAHYERALVDYEAQKKAYAAQKQDMHKGKKIDNPTPYPEAPKKPKERRYMVNDTTVEKLAELLNENPAGLLQMRDELTGLLASWDRSGHEQDRAFHLEAWNGSGSITIDRIGRGTMHVNVICESLFGGIQPAKLLPYLQAATGYENDGFVQRLQVAVFPDPAHWEYADEYPDKQARDRAIAVIQQIANADFKSIAYDANEFDKFPYTHFDNAAQELFKQWLTNWETNVLPVESGLLEEHFTKYRSLMPSLALVFHVVNCVENPVASNTGRDKQFVTVEAAQMAVEWCNYLMSHARRIYGLLDTASIEAAKELLRHLKRGDLKDGFNARDVYRKGWTHLKTVEQAEAAIEQLVDRYYLAEEQQPEFTNGRPPAPHYLINPKI from the coding sequence ATGGAGACTAACCACCATCAATATACACCCGAACAGGATAAAAATCAAGCTTACCGCCCGCCCCTTTTTGACATGACAGAAGAGGAATTAACCGGAACTGCTGACTATTTATTTGAGCCTAATGAATCAAACCCAGACAATATAAAGTGGTTTAAACCTCAGCCTATCGAAAACCATTTGATGCCGGTGTTACCACTGAAACCGGAAATGATACCCGAACCGTTACGCCCCTGGCTATGTGATATTGCCCACCGCATGAAATGCCCGTTAGACTTTGTAGGAGCTTCAGCAGTGGTTATGTTATCCTCTCTGATCGGCACAAGGCTAACAATCAAATCAAAATCAAAGGACAATTGGACCGTAGTTCCTAATCTTTGGGGGGCTGTTATCGGTGGCCCATCTGCCATGAAAACGCCTTCGGTGAGCGAAGTACTTAAACCGCTTAATCGGTTGATCGCTTTCGCTCGTGCGGAATTTGAAGAGGAAATAGCACACTACGAACGGGCGCTAGTGGACTACGAGGCACAGAAGAAAGCGTATGCTGCACAAAAACAGGATATGCACAAGGGCAAAAAAATAGATAACCCGACGCCCTATCCTGAAGCCCCAAAGAAACCCAAAGAGCGCCGGTATATGGTCAACGATACGACGGTTGAAAAACTGGCCGAACTGTTAAACGAAAACCCGGCTGGGCTTTTACAAATGAGGGATGAATTAACCGGCCTGTTAGCCAGTTGGGACCGTTCCGGCCATGAACAGGATAGAGCCTTTCACCTAGAAGCATGGAATGGTAGCGGGTCGATAACTATCGATAGGATAGGACGTGGTACAATGCACGTAAATGTGATTTGTGAATCACTTTTTGGCGGTATTCAACCAGCCAAGCTTTTACCTTACCTGCAAGCCGCTACGGGCTACGAAAACGATGGATTCGTACAACGTTTACAGGTCGCCGTTTTTCCTGATCCGGCACATTGGGAATATGCAGATGAATACCCCGATAAGCAAGCACGTGACAGAGCGATTGCCGTTATCCAGCAGATTGCCAATGCCGATTTTAAATCTATCGCATACGACGCCAATGAGTTTGATAAATTCCCTTACACGCACTTTGATAACGCTGCACAGGAACTATTTAAGCAGTGGCTTACCAATTGGGAAACAAACGTATTACCAGTTGAAAGCGGATTACTTGAAGAGCATTTTACAAAATACCGTTCTCTGATGCCTTCGCTGGCGCTTGTCTTCCACGTGGTCAATTGCGTTGAAAATCCCGTAGCAAGCAATACTGGCAGAGATAAGCAATTTGTAACGGTTGAGGCCGCACAAATGGCCGTAGAGTGGTGCAATTACTTAATGAGCCACGCCCGCCGTATTTATGGACTTCTCGACACAGCCAGTATAGAAGCGGCAAAAGAGCTATTGCGACACTTAAAGCGTGGCGATCTTAAAGACGGCTTTAACGCACGAGACGTTTACCGGAAGGGTTGGACACATCTAAAAACGGTTGAACAGGCTGAAGCAGCAATAGAGCAACTGGTAGACCGGTACTACCTAGCAGAGGAGCAACAGCCAGAGTTCACAAACGGACGTCCCCCCGCCCCCCACTACCTGATTAACCCCAAAATTTAG
- a CDS encoding BT4734/BF3469 family protein, with the protein MDNQQFRPTLLDVPVSFFEYDNQRNSFANVPSQQTTLRRMNSTGYYRPLIEQIRAEADPNKQGELKKQLPAITPVSLLYHRRAKTTFSEKIKQQWPLLTGDIDQKDNPGINMAELKTHLARLPYVVLCAYSVRGGLWFVVRLPDHQTPETLAAHFRYLKRLFNERFGIALDTSKGGNPTDLRFVSHDAAPFVNEAATVMNGAYTPQPPTPRTVSYSRFSDQSKGQLLTKIVRCAENSGPGTHHQALLKAATLAGGYIAAGRLDEQTAVLALETVASEWRDLSQNQRAIKDGIIHGQTMPLYADEGYQRTDQPPAVKPTPLIVRTLAEWAANPGSILRPYEDQIERL; encoded by the coding sequence ATGGACAATCAACAGTTCAGACCGACACTGTTAGACGTACCAGTTAGCTTTTTCGAGTACGACAACCAACGTAACAGTTTCGCCAACGTACCTAGCCAACAGACAACGTTACGGCGTATGAATAGTACGGGGTATTACAGGCCGTTAATCGAACAGATACGCGCTGAAGCTGACCCGAACAAACAGGGAGAGTTAAAAAAGCAATTGCCAGCCATTACGCCCGTATCGTTGCTTTACCACCGACGTGCAAAAACAACGTTCAGCGAAAAGATCAAACAGCAGTGGCCGCTACTAACGGGAGACATTGACCAGAAGGACAACCCAGGCATTAATATGGCCGAACTCAAAACGCACCTTGCCCGCTTGCCTTATGTGGTGCTTTGTGCTTACTCTGTAAGGGGAGGGCTTTGGTTTGTGGTTCGCTTACCCGATCATCAGACGCCGGAAACGTTGGCGGCTCATTTTCGGTATCTGAAGCGGTTATTCAATGAGCGGTTCGGTATTGCGCTAGACACCAGTAAAGGCGGAAACCCTACTGATTTGCGGTTTGTCTCCCATGATGCCGCCCCCTTTGTAAATGAGGCCGCAACGGTAATGAATGGAGCCTATACCCCACAGCCACCAACGCCCCGCACGGTCAGTTATAGCCGGTTCAGCGATCAGAGCAAGGGGCAACTACTAACCAAAATTGTTCGATGTGCCGAAAACTCAGGCCCCGGAACCCACCATCAGGCACTTTTAAAAGCGGCAACACTGGCAGGCGGTTATATTGCAGCAGGCCGCTTAGATGAGCAAACGGCTGTTCTTGCCTTAGAGACCGTAGCAAGCGAATGGCGAGACCTCAGCCAAAATCAGCGGGCAATTAAAGACGGTATAATACACGGTCAGACAATGCCACTCTATGCTGATGAGGGCTACCAACGTACCGATCAGCCCCCGGCGGTAAAGCCCACACCGCTCATTGTTCGTACACTGGCAGAGTGGGCAGCTAATCCCGGTTCCATTCTAAGGCCCTACGAGGACCAGATAGAGCGTTTATGA